The genomic DNA GCGCCCGGCCAGGGTGACGGCGCGCAAGGTGCTGCTGCGGGTCGCCCAGGGCCCGAGCACGCGCACGATCTGCCCGGCCTCCACGGCCCGGGCGGCCACGAGGCTTGGGAGATGGCCGATCCCGGCGCCCGCGAGGGTGAGGCGGAGCGCGGTCGCGAAGTCGCTGACCCGGATCGCCGGGCTCAGCGAGAGCGGCTCCGTGCGGCCCTGCCCGTCGGAGAGGGTGAGCCCGGCCGTGCCGATCCGTTCCCGGGCGAGGATAAGGTCGTGGTCGCGCAGGCCCGCGAGGTCCGTCGGGGCCGGGCGGCGCTCCAGGTAGGCGGGGGCGGCGTAGAGGGCGAGCGCCAGGGTCGCGAGGACCATCGCGCGGTAGCCGGTCTCCTCCGCGCCGCCCAGCCGCAGGGCGAGGTCGATCCGGTTGGCCGCGAGGTCGAGGCGCGCGTCGGTGTTGAGCATCTCCACGGTGATCTGCGGGTAGGCGGCCCGGAAGCTCGCGACGATCTCGGGCATCACCTCGATCCCGAAATCGATCGAGGTCGTGATCCGCAGGTGCCCGGCCGGCACCGTGCGGGCGTCGCGGGCGGTCTCGGTCGCCTCGTCGAGGAGCGTCAGGCTCTCCTGGGCCTTGGCGTAGAAGGCGAGGCCCTCGGCGGTCGGCGAGACCGCCCGGGAGGTCCGGGCCATCAGCCGGACGCCCAGAGCCCGCTCCAGGCGGGAGATCCGACGGCTGACGCTGCCCTTGGTCTCCTGCAGCGTCGCGGCCGCGGCCGTCACCGTGCCGAGATCCACGACGGCGCAGAAGGCCCGCACGTCGTCGAGCCCGCCCCGGAAGGTTTCCGTTCTCGCAACCATGCGGTGCCGGATAGCAGGCTCAACCGGTGCCGTGAACGGGTCTACACGGCGGCTGCGGCGCAGCGAATCGCGCTCGGCCGTCTGCTCTGCAGGAGACACCCTTGAAGTCGATTCTCGCCTCCGGCCTGCTGGCCCTGCTGGTCGCCGCCCCGGTCGCCACCCCCGCGCTGGCCCAGACCCCACCGACCCGCGACCCGGCGCAGATCCAGGCCGGCACCTACGCGGTCGATCCCGGCCACACCCAGGTCGGCTGGCGCGTCTCCCACATGGGCTTCTCGAACTACGCCGGCGGCTTCTCGGACGTGTCCGGCACGCTGGAGCTGCAGCCGAAGAACCCGGCCGCCGCCAAGCTCTCGGTGAAGATCCCGGTCGCCTCGGTGACGACGACCAGCGCCAAGCTCACCGACGAACTCAAGGGCGACCAGTGGCTCGACGCCGCCAAGTTCCCCGACATGACCTTCGTGTCCACCAAGGTCGTGCCGGCCGGCAAGGACCACGCGAAGGTGACGGGCGACCTGACGCTCCACGGCGTGACCAAGCCGGTGACCCTCGACGTCACCCTGGTCGGCGCCGGCGTGAACCCGCTGAGCAAGAAGTACACGGTCGGCTTCGAGGCCACCGGCACGCTCAAGCGCTCCGAGTTCGGGGTGAAGACCTACGTGCCGCTGATCGGCGACGAACTGCACCTCACCATCGCGGGCGCCTTCGAGAAGCAGGACTGACCTGGGAGAATCCGCCATGGCGCGAGGGGTTTCCGCGCGGCGGTACTCCGCCGTGGCGATCCTGCTGCACTGGGCGAGCGCGCTGGGCGTGCTCGTCCTGATCGGCCTCGGCCTGACCATGACGCACGCGGCCCTGGCGCCGCTGCGCCAGTTCCAGCTCTACCAGTGGCACAAGTCGGTCGGGATCACCGTGTTGGCGCTGACGGCCCTGCGGGTCCTCTGGCGCCTGACCCACCGGCCGCCGCCGCACCCGGCCGGGATGCCGGCGCGGGAGCGCCGGGCGGCCGCGGCGGCCCATCACCTGCTGTACCTGCTGCTCGTCGGGCTGCCCCTGACCGGCTGGGCCGTGGTCTCGCTGTCGCCGTTCAACATCCCGACGGTGCTGTACGGGATCGTGCCCTGGCCGCACCTGCCGCTGGCGGCCATCGTCCCTGACCCGGGCTCCGCCGAGGCCGTCCTGAAGCGGGTCCACGCCCTGGGGGCGTGGTTCCTGGCGGCCCTTCTCGCCGTCCACGTGGCGGCGGCCCTGCGCCACCACCTCCTCCTCCGCGACGACGTGCTGCGCCGCATGCTGCCGGGGCGCCGGGCGTCGACTGCCCCCAATGTGGAGCCGACCCGATGAACGCGCGTCACCTCTGCCTGCTGGCGGTTCTCCAGGCCGTCACCTTGCCGGCCGCCGCCGCCGATTGGGCGGTGGATCCGGCCAGGAGCGCGATCCGGTTCTCCGGCGTGCAGGTCGGCGTCCCGTTCACCGGGCGGTTCGAGCGGTTCAAGGCCGACATCGATTTCGACCCCGCCAAGCCCGAGGCGGGGCGCGCGCTCGTGCTGGTCGACCTCGCCAGCGCGCGGACCGGGGACGTCCAGCGCGACGAGGCCCTGCCGCAGAAGGACTGGTTCGACGTCAGGGCGGCGAGCGAGGCGCGCTTCGAGGCGACCCGCTTCGTCGACAAGGGGCAGGGCGACTACGCGGCCGTCGGGACTCTGACGATCCGCGGCACGAGCCGGCCGGTGACGCTGCCGTTCCACCTGACCCTCGAGGGCGGCGCGGCGCACGCCGCGGGGCGCGTCGGCCTGGTCCGCACCGAGTTCGGCGTCGGGCAGGGTGCCTGGGCCTCGGGCCAGTGGGTGGCGCTCGACGTCGGGGTCGAGGTCGACATCGTCGCGACGGCGCGGCCGGCCTCCGGCCACTGAGGTTGGCTCGGGTCGGATCCTTCGGACGTCACGCACTCCGTCATCGCGAGCGCAGCGAAGCGACCCAGGGCAGCGCGCCCTCCATGAGTGTGGCGCGACTGGATCGCTTCGCTGCGCTCGCGATGACGGCGGCCGGGCGTCGGAGGCCGCCCGGTCCCGGCCCGCTACCCCGGCCGGTCCTCCGACCCGGTGCCCAGCGCCCGCTGGACCATGACGCTGTCCGACCAGTGGCCGTACTTGAAGCCCACCGCCCGCAGGTAGCCGACCCGCTCGAACCCGCAGGCCTCGTGAAGCCGCAGGGAGGCCGCGTTCTCGGCGTCGATGTAGCCGATCATCTGGCGGTAGCCGCCCGCCGCGCAGGCCTCGATCAGGGCCGGCAGCAGCCGCCGGCCGATCCCCGCGTGCAGGTGGTCGGGATGCACGTAGATCGAGTGCTTGAGGGTGTAGCGGTAGGCCGGCCGCTTCC from Methylobacterium oryzae includes the following:
- a CDS encoding cytochrome b, producing the protein MARGVSARRYSAVAILLHWASALGVLVLIGLGLTMTHAALAPLRQFQLYQWHKSVGITVLALTALRVLWRLTHRPPPHPAGMPARERRAAAAAHHLLYLLLVGLPLTGWAVVSLSPFNIPTVLYGIVPWPHLPLAAIVPDPGSAEAVLKRVHALGAWFLAALLAVHVAAALRHHLLLRDDVLRRMLPGRRASTAPNVEPTR
- a CDS encoding YceI family protein, with protein sequence MKSILASGLLALLVAAPVATPALAQTPPTRDPAQIQAGTYAVDPGHTQVGWRVSHMGFSNYAGGFSDVSGTLELQPKNPAAAKLSVKIPVASVTTTSAKLTDELKGDQWLDAAKFPDMTFVSTKVVPAGKDHAKVTGDLTLHGVTKPVTLDVTLVGAGVNPLSKKYTVGFEATGTLKRSEFGVKTYVPLIGDELHLTIAGAFEKQD
- a CDS encoding GNAT family N-acetyltransferase, which produces MEIEAETPGLLPARSCPDIVIRASSDADVEAMVAIYEHHIGKGVTDVSVAEEDRLLPDDLKRRRKTMRKKRLPHLVADRDGAVAGYAYAVPFRKRPAYRYTLKHSIYVHPDHLHAGIGRRLLPALIEACAAGGYRQMIGYIDAENAASLRLHEACGFERVGYLRAVGFKYGHWSDSVMVQRALGTGSEDRPG
- a CDS encoding YceI family protein, with protein sequence MNARHLCLLAVLQAVTLPAAAADWAVDPARSAIRFSGVQVGVPFTGRFERFKADIDFDPAKPEAGRALVLVDLASARTGDVQRDEALPQKDWFDVRAASEARFEATRFVDKGQGDYAAVGTLTIRGTSRPVTLPFHLTLEGGAAHAAGRVGLVRTEFGVGQGAWASGQWVALDVGVEVDIVATARPASGH
- a CDS encoding LysR family transcriptional regulator, whose translation is MVARTETFRGGLDDVRAFCAVVDLGTVTAAAATLQETKGSVSRRISRLERALGVRLMARTSRAVSPTAEGLAFYAKAQESLTLLDEATETARDARTVPAGHLRITTSIDFGIEVMPEIVASFRAAYPQITVEMLNTDARLDLAANRIDLALRLGGAEETGYRAMVLATLALALYAAPAYLERRPAPTDLAGLRDHDLILARERIGTAGLTLSDGQGRTEPLSLSPAIRVSDFATALRLTLAGAGIGHLPSLVAARAVEAGQIVRVLGPWATRSSTLRAVTLAGRELPARVQVFREHVRTVLASRGCPRDSAGSDGEYR